The genomic stretch agggagggtgggagggagggagatgcaagagagaagagatatgggaacatatgtatatatatataactgattcattttcttgtaaagcagaaactaacacgctattgtaaagcaattacactccaataaagttgtttaaaaaaacacaaaaaaaagaaaaagaaaatacaccataaacaaaagcaacaatataaaaaacatacctagaaagaAACCATGCAGAAATGTATATAATCTATATGGAGTCAAAAATAAGAATTTCCTGATTGACTTAGGAAAAAGAAGTCTCAACCAGAATAGTATGTTATGTGTATTCATGAGGCACAGATATTGTAAGAATATcgattttccttaatttatttacaGATGTAGTACCTCATCCATAGCAGGTGATGACAATCAAACATGGGCTACTCATTCCTGTACCCAAAATCAACCATGGAAACACTacagaaggaataaagaaaaaacattaacaaacacaaaaacacaaaactaagTAATCCCTGAGGGACAATAAGTCTCCACTGAACTAGAACCTGAGTGTGGGCAGGAAGGGGGATGCCCTGAATTCGAGACAGGTCTGTAGCCTGCAAGAGAGGCAGATGACAGGATTGATTAGAGAGAAGCCTTTAAACTTGAGCCCTTGATTCTTCCACTGTGCTCTGGGACCATGAATCTCTACTGCTTCACTGAAGGAATCTGAGGCAGCATTTCAGAGCCCACGGGCCAGGAGCGTGGGACACCAAAGATTGGGCTGGATGTGGCAGTATGGTCCACAGGCTGTGAAATAACCATCTGAAACTTTCTTAGTGCATGACAACTGGCCTTTTTAagtgatcatcttaatagacTATCGCACACGgactaaaagacaaaagcaagtaACACAGTTGCTGTACAGAAGGACAGAAATTCATTTGTGAACTTTTGGGCAACGCCCGTGATGTCAACAAAGAGAGACCACAGTGGGAACTGTCAGGCTAAGGCGCCCCTTCACTAACTCCTCTGGGATTCTGTGGGGCACGGTTGGGGACAGGGATGGATTCAtaccagagaaggaaggaatcgCAGGCCCTGCCAGCAGTCAATGTGAGGACCTTGAGTGAGACCTGACGGGCTCCAAACCACAGAAGAGAGTCTCGCCTCCTTTCCCCTCAGCTCACCTTACCTGCAGCAGCCATCTCTGGGAGGCTCCAGGCAGAAGTGTCCAGATTAGACGTGCCTGCACTTCACACCAGCCGTCTCAGGGAGTTGATGTCTTTGATGTGAGGCCTTGGCCTCAGGTCAGCAGACGGGAGGTAGCCCAGCACCTACAGGGAGTcaagagaagacacagagagaggatTGAGAGCACCATCCACCACAGAAGAGGGGGCCCCAAAGAGCCCTGTCAGTCTCGGGGGACCCAGGCATGGCTGTGAGGCTCAGGGCCCCAGATACTTCCGGCTGGGGGCGCCGACAGAAATGAGAGCCAAGTTGTGACGCCTGCTTACTCAGCTCAGCAGAGGGAAATGTCCCCGAACCCGCCAAGAGTCAATGAAAGGCCCTCGTGCCAGGTCTGCGGGAAGCTTCCCCGgaaccaccccccacctcccgTTCCATCCTGCCCCGCCCCGGCCgcagcccgccccgcccccagcgcgccccgccccagccccagcgCGCCCCACCCCGGCCCCAGCGCACGCCTGCTGTTCTCCTGGAGCCCGGATGCGCAGGACCGGAAGTGACGTCCGCCTAACTGTGCTGTGGGGGCGCGCCATTTTTGAGAGCTGACGTGTGGCGAGGGTGAGCCACGGGAGGAGTGCCACATCTCGTCAGGTGTCAAGGTGTGAAGTGACCCCAGTTAGAAGTGCGGGGACACGCCCCCGACACCCCCAATCCCCATTCCCTCCGAAAAGAGGCGGCCACacaggccccgcccaccccgccccTGCTCGCGGCCCAAGAGGCTCGGGCCTGGCTGTTAGGCCCAAAGTCCATCCGCTTCCCCCGCGGGGTCTCAGGCAAGGAAGTCCTCGCTCTAAAGCTGGCGGACCCTGGCTCAGCTCAGTAGAGGGAGCGCCCCAGGCCCTGTGGAGTGAAGGACGGGAGCCTCGTGAGGACCGAGGGGCTCCACACCCCATTATGGTGGCCACGCGGACCCCGCCCCTGACGTCGGCCTGGGAGCCTCCGGGCAGGTCTAAAGACTGAGGGGCTCCCTCAGTGCGAACGCGGACAGACGTACGGACAGACGCGGGAgacccagggaggagggggcctTGTCCTGAGGGGCTGGCCGCAGGTCAGCAGAGGGAGAATTTCCAGGGCACGGTGGGAGGAGTCAGGGCGAGAACCATCCTCCTCGTCGCAAGGGCACCTCAGAACCCCTCCCCTGTTGTCAGCCGCTTCCTTCTGGCCACACACGGAGGAGGGAGGGCTGCTGTCTGAGAGGACAGGTGCAGGCCAGCAGAAGGCGCATCCCTAAGCACGCCCAAGAGTCAGCCCAAGCCCCCGAGTGAGGGCCAGTGGGGCCGCCAGCCACAGGGCCTCGACCTGTCTGCCGCACGCTGCAGGCTTGGTAAAACTCTGCCACATGCGGCCGCGTGGTCACCCTCACTGCCTCCGAATGAGACTCAAGGAGGTGTCGGCACTGGTGCGAGCAGATGGCCCTCGGGGCCAGAGGAGCTCCAGGCTGCACCGGCCGTCCAGGGAGGACCCCGAGTGAGGACTAAGGGAGTCACCCACCCCGAAGAGAAGGGACAAGAGAGAATATGGCCCGTTCCCTCCTGTCAACCCTCGGACTGCCAAGAAAGGACTGTCAGGCTGAGACTGCCCGTAATTTCCTCTGCCAGGTCCGAGGGAGGTTAGAGCTTTGTTCTGAAGGGGCAGCCACCAGGCAGCAGAAGGGAGGGTCCCAGGACCCTTGGGTGGTGGGCTGAacgctccctcctttcctcctcctgggtGTCATGGAAGATGGTGGTGTCAACTTCAGAGCAGCAGAGGGAATGGGGGGTAGGGGGTTGGGGGAGTCTTGCCAACAACTGTCATCCCGACTCTGAATGGGAACCGCGGGGACCTACCTCCCCTGCCAGCCCCCACTGTCACCCCCATACCGCCCAGGCAGGGCTGGCTGGCTGTGCCCCACGGCTCACTCTACCGTCCTCCACAGGGGTCTCAGGGGACAGGCTGAGCAGGAGAACAGGAGCCCAGTGGGTCCTCGAGCAGTGCCCTCAAGGACCCTGCAGAGGCGGCCTTGGTTAAAACCAGGGAGGAATCTCCCTACTGAAGGTGCTCACAGCATCTCCTTGTCCCTCCCCCAGGTGCCCTCGTTGCCTGCCTTCCTGCGCACACTCCTGCCTGCGGGCCCTGACCTGTGTCATCATGCCTCGGGGCCAGAAGAGCAAGCGCCGTGCCCGCGAGAAACGCCACCAGGCCCAGGGGGAGACTCAGAGTCTCAAGCGTGCCCAGGCCACTGAggcggcggaggcggaggcggtgGCGGCGGAAGAGATACAAGAGTCGCCCTCCTCCCCAGCTTCTGTTTCGCAGGATACTTCCCAGAGCTCCCCTGCTGCTGGCACTCGCCAGGAGCCTCAGGTAGCTCCAGCCACTACCTCTCGTGATGAAGGGGTTTCATGCCCAGGATCTGAAGAGGGTGCCCAGAGCCAAGATGAGAAAAGTGCAGGTACCTCCCAGGCAGCACCTTCCACTCGCAGCAGTTGCAGAGATCCTCTGACCAGGAAGGTCAGAATATTCGTGCAGTTCCTGCTAGAGAAGTACAAGACGAAGAAGCCCATCCTGCAGGCAGCACTGCTGAAGACTCTCAACAGGAAGTACAGGAAGCACTTCCCTGAGATCCTCGGGAGAGCCTGTAAGATCATGGAGGTGGTCTTTGGCCTCGAGCTGAAGGAAGTCGACCGCAGCAATCACTCCTACGCCCTCATCAGCAAGATGGCCCTCCCCAGCGACGGAAGTCCGAGTGATGAGTTTGGGCTGCCCAAGTCCGGTCTCCTGATGGTTCTCCTGGGCATGATCTTCACGAAGGGCAACCGTGCCACCGAAGAGGAGTTCTGGGAATTCCTCAATGCGTTGGGTTTCTATGCTGGGAGGAGGCACCTGATCTTCGGGGAGCCCACGAGGTTCATCAGCAAAGATTTCGTGATGCAGAAGTACCTGACCTACTGCCAGGTGCCCAACAGCAATCCTCCGCGCTATGAGTTCCTGTGGGGCCCGAGAGCCCACGCTGAAACCAGCAAGATGAAAGTGCTGGAGTTTGTGGCCAAGATCATCGGTACCGTCCCCAGTGCCTTACCAAATCTCTATGAGGAAGCTctgaaagatgaggaagagagagcaAAAGTGAGAGTCGCGGCCagggctgcagctgctgctgcaagAGGCCCTTACATAGCCAAGATCCACAGCTGCCCCAAATGTAGGGGGGTAGGCCGCGGGCACTTTGCTTACTTTGTTTTGGCAAACAGCAGTCAGGCTCCTAAATAGTGCAGAGTAGTAGGGGTGGAGGGAACAAAGTATAGATCTTATTTATCCTCCTGTTTTAAACTAGTAACTTCTATatattattgattgattgatttagggtttttccaatgttttcttcttgtaatagaGAGTGTGTTTTCTTAAGAATAGGAATTTGTGAATGACCATTGCTTGCATATTTATTGCTGTTTAAAGAGTTCTAAAGTTACAGTTTTGGTATATGTAAAAGGAATTCACGAACCATCTATATTTTCTGTATGAtccagaagtagaaaatatggcACTGCAATAGACACTGTCATGGAAACGTGAAAGGCGACCACAGAAAGTATTTAggaacaaaaaatggagaaaacagagagTAAAAGCCATTTAACTCGTGGTTTCCCTTACTTCGTTTAAACTTTcttttggaagaaataaaagatactttGATTTAGCTCATTTGTgagtatttgtttcttttgccctagTGGACTGCATATGCTCTGCTACCtactggattaaaaataaactctgaTGGGAGGGTGGTATTTTGGGGGTTCATAATAATCATATCATAACTGCCATTCATCAAAAACCCAATATTTCTTAATGAGTATGCCACTGCTTTACATGTAGTACATAACATTCCAACATTCACGCAGGATAGGATTTAGCAGACTCCCTTTACAGGTGAATAACTTGCAAATTTCTCAAGTTCACAAGACTGATTAAGTGACCTTGCTGGGTCTAGTCCCCTGGTCTGGAATAGTCTAGAGCCTACACTCTTCCACTCCTCCCAGCCTAAGCCAGACCTTAcgtcttttaattcatttttcttctcaccaCTCCAAATTGTATCTCATGGGATAAAAGGGGCCCTGTTCCCAAAGCACTGTTTTGGAATACAGTAACAGTAACGCTGAATAAGTGAATggtatgaataaaaagaaaaattttcggTGACAGTGGGGTCTTCTACATACGCAATGTCAGATACCCTGAAAAGATCAGCATCTCCTCATTTACTCTTCAAGTTTCTCAGGGACATAAAAGCCTTGGTTTAAGAGCTGTGTCCTCAGGTCAGTGGAGGGAGGAGTCCCAGCCTCTGATAGTTACTCAAGGTGAGGACCTTAGAACAGAAGGGGGCCCCACAAAGCCTACCCTGCTTTCTCCCTTGTGTGGCCATGCGCAGAGCTGTCTGTCTGAAGGTACCCCTTCTTTTCCTCCGGGGCAAGGGTGGAGAGGTTCTCAGGGAAGTGAGTTCCTTGGTCTTGTGGCAGCATCTCCAATTCTGCCCAAGTAGGAGATCCTAACAGGCCTTAATTTGCTTCAGGGTGAGGACACTGGGTGCCGATGAGTGGACTCCCCATAACAAAGGGGACCACACAGAGGCCCCCCGTCAGGGGTAGCCAGGGAATAGGTCTCTTATCTCCCCTTCTGGTGTCTCAGGAAGGTGAAAGCCTTGGCCTGAGGCTGGCAGACAGACAGTAGGGAGGGTGGAGTCCCATATGCTACCTGAAGTCAAGGTAAGAAACCTGAGTTAGGACTGAGGGGCCACTTGACTCCAGAAGAGTGGGGCCTTGTAAAGTCCTGCTCCTCAGAAGACCCCGACAGCTTTGGACAGATCTGGTTCATCCTGACTTCCGATTCAGAATTCCCAAGAAGGTAATGCCTTTGTTCTGAGGAGCACAGCTTCAGGGGAGTGGAGGGTGGAGTCCTGGGTCTGGTCAGGCATCACGATGAGGACCCTGAATGAGGAGCAAGAGGACCACTCACTCCGGAACAGAGGAGAATGCAGAGTCCCGCCCCTGAGGTCAGCCCCAGGAGGCCCAGGACAAAGCTTTCTGGCTGACCTGCCCCCTCTTTCCACTGGGGGTGGTCTCGGGGAGGCGAGGGCCTTTGTCTGTGGGGAACAGCCTCACTCAGTAGCGACTGGAAATCTAGTGACTCTAAATGAGGATAAAGGGACTCCACCTAGAGCAGAGCCCTGCCACTGGACACCTCCCCTTGGCAAATCCAGGAATGTTGGCATGATGCGCCCCACGCCTTTCCTTTTAGAGCGTCTCAGGTAGATGAGGCACTTGGTCCCAGGGGCCAGCCTCTGGGGAGCACAGGGAGGAATTCCAGGTCATGCCAAGAGTCGAGCAGAGGACCGTGAGGACTGAGGGAACCACCCAAATCATAAAAGTGGGGCCGCCACAGAATCCCTCCCTTACTGTCGGCCATGAGTGACCACAGGCAGTCATGCCCACGTGAGGCAACCCTCACATCCTCCTACGTGGTCTCAGGGAATTAAAGGCTGTAGTATGAGAGCACAGGCCTCTCTAGGTCACGGGAAGAGCCAGCGTAAGGACTCTGAGTGAGGACCAAGGGGAACGCACAACcggaaaagagagaggaacacACGCATAGCCCCACCGCCCTTTCGGCCCCgggaagccccaggcaggggTAGTTCGATGTGTCACCCACTTGCCTCCGGCTCTGGAGGACTCAGGTCGGTAGAGGGAAGAGTCCCAGATCCTGACAGAGTGAGGACTATTGAGGTCACAAACCCCAGAAGAGCAGAGCCCGGGGAATCTTGCCCTCTGTGTTAGTCCTCAGAAGCCCCTCAGAAATAGCTGTGGCTACACGTAGCCTACTCTGACTTCTACTTCTGGGGACTCAGGGTGGTGAGGACTTTGCTCCGAGGCTGGCTGACTCAGCACGGGGGACATTTCCAGGTTGTGCTAGGAGTTGGGGTGAGGACCTAAGGCTGGAGTGGAGCATGAAAACCGTAACGATGGGGGCAGCACATCATCTCTCCCCTGCTGTCAGTCCTGGGAGACGCCTGGAGAGATGTCAGGCCGAGCAGAGGCAACCCTTAACTCCTCCCAGGGTGACAGAGAAGTGGGGACAGTAATAGGTGAAGAGGGGGAGAAATTATAGGTCTTCCCAGGAGTCAAGCTGAGGAAGGGCCTGAGTGAGGACCGGCGCGGCCAAGCATAATAAGGCCTGGATCTGCCGGCCCCAGCTTCCTGCCTTCAGAGACCACAGGTAGACGTGGGACATCAGGCTACCCTCACTTTCTTCTGTTGGCTCTCAGAGACCGGTGGGCCTTTCTATGAGCACATGTCCTCAGGTAAAGAGACAGGAGCCACAGGCCTTCCCAGGAGTCAAACTGAGAACCCTGAGTGACGACCAGGGGGAACATGCCCCACCCGCTGAGCTGTGGGGACAACAAAGAGTCTAGCCTTGCCCCTGCTTTCAGCACTTGAAGGCTCAGGACAGGGCAGTCGGGCCGAGGCTCCTTTACATCAGGTCTAAGGGAGGTGAGACCCTTAGCCTGAAGGTAAAGCCATCAGAGGGCAGAAGGGTGGGTCCCAGGCCCGACGTGAAGCCAACTGGGAGCACTGAATAGGGACTGAGGACCCAGTGATCCCAGGATAGAAAGGACTCCACAGAGCTGTCAGTACTGTGTTCCCCCTGTCAGGCCGGTGAGCTGGGCCACCCCTCACTTCCTCCTCATGGGTCCCCGGGATCACTGAGGGGTCAACAGCAGAGCAACGGAGGGGAGGAAGCCCAGGTCCTGGCTGCCGTCCACCTAAAGATCCCCAAGATGAACTGAGCAGACTCCCCGCCCTAGAACACGGAAGGTCCCACTGGCAGCCCCTTCCTCCCCCGCTTCTGTTTCTCGGGGTACTCCCCCGAGCTCCCCTGCTGCTGGCACTCGCCAGGAGCCTCAGGGAGCCCCAGCCACGAGCTCTCGTGATGCAGGGGTTTCATGCCCAGGATCTGAAGAGGGTGCCCAGAGCCAAGATGAGGATAGCGAGTCACTCATGAGCGGGCCTGCCCCATCCTGGACGGTTCGCCTTTCCCTCCCCTACCTGGACACTGGTGGTTGCAGCATGCCCAGATATCCTGCCTCTCGTGGTCAAGGATCACTGCTAGGTTTCCAGCCATACCAGGACCAAGCAAGACAAAACCGTCAGCACAGGTTGACGCAGGCGCACCAAGACCTACAAGGTGACTCAAGGTAACCCAGGGTTCATTACGCCTCATTTGTAATAACTTAGCATTGCGGCTTTTgcttccccgccccaccccatggGTTCTGCTTGGGTGCTTATGGGTAAGTGCCTGCATACTAGCAGGAAAGTTATATAGCCTAAAGCTGTCAATAGACTCGTCAGTCAAATAacacaggacacagggagggaccaCCGCTCTACAAAACATAGCCCTACCCCATTGCGGGGCTGCTTCTGGTTTCCAGACAGCCCGCTCTCCTGCTTTCTCGGGAGCGTACCTTTGCTCTGCTTAACTGAACTCTTgctacttaaaactgctctatgcCTCTCGACTGAATTCTTCCTCTTTGGGAGGGGAAGAACCCAGGACACCGCCATTCTGCTGGTGACAGTATGGATCGCATATTCATTACTTTTACCAGGTACAAGTTAAAGTTTTGATATTTCATAAAACCAATTTAGAAaccttccattcctttttatgacctaGAACAAGAAAACACAACAATGGTAGACAAGGCAGTAAAATCATGTggatcaagtaaaaaaaaaagaaaagaaaaagagtaaatggtggtacatttttggtttgttttatacttttagtGCTTCTTTTGGTAAAACTGAAAGATGTTTTCTTAGATTACTCAAGATTGtgagagaaattaaacaataGTAAAGTAGACATCCTTATCGTTGCCACTCTTATTCCCAACcattaattgagcatctactcttTGGAAGGCTCTGTGGCAGAACTGGGGATGGTAAGAAAAAGAAGACTGAGCCACTGTCCAGAGACCTTCAGAGCCTAGGAGCTGCTGCCATATCAAGAAGATGGTGAGACACACTCTGAGACCTAAATAATTGGCAAGTTAAAACAAGGGGTGAGAAAGAGAGGAGGTTCCAGATGAGAGCAGTCAAGTGTAAATGCTCTGAAGCAAGGAAGTCTAGAGCTTTGGGACACTGCAGTTCCCTTGAGGAGGTGATTTTAAGTTAGGCGGGATGGTGGGCTAAATGAGGCTGAGTGAAttgtggtgggggagggtgggacccTTAGATGGTGGGCCTCAGAGCTGACAGACTCAAGACTGGAATGGAAGCTGACCCTGAATTTTTACTTTGGGACTGTGGGTAAAACAGAGAGAATCTCCACCCGGGGCAGGAATAAAATGGCTTCCGTGTTCCCGTCCCAGTGCAGGTGAACACAGTGCACAAACTAGGTGTTTTAGTCCCATCGCCTCCAGGGAGTTTCTGAGAAACAAGGATGATACTTCCTTGAAGTGAGATGTCAAGAAGCCACTGTGATAGCACTCTTTGCACTGGGGTCAAAGGGCCAGAGGCCACTCCATTAAAGGGATGTTCTACTGCTTACCTTAAGTGTAATCTGGGGAACTCCAAATGAAGGCTACaatttttggtggtggtgaaattataatgaaaatagggGTGGTTTCGATGAAAAGGCACCTGGGAGGGAAGTTGTTGGTCCTTGACACAAATTCTAGAACCTCTGAGTAGCATCCAGCTGGGAGAGATCCCTCTACACTCAAATGACatatttacaaatggggaaattttACATAGTTTCACTGTCTAAGCAGTTTTGTTCGTTCCAAAGGTGCTGCGTAATCGTATTTTCTGACATCTCgtgagattaaagaaaaaaatcccaaagagtTGGTATTATGGTCTGGGGTCATAGTCATCGTAGTAATAGATGCCATTCTTGAAAGACCATTGCTGCAAGTGCTTTACAAACATCACGTATATTACAACAGCTCTCCAAGGTAGGGCTTATCAGACTCACTTTGCAGATGACGAAGTTGCAATTTTCTCAAGTTCACAAGACTTGTGACGGAGCTGGGAATAGACCCTTGGTCTGAATTCGTCTAGAGGCCAACACTGTTCCACTCTTCCCGGCCTGAGGCAGACCTAGTATCCTTTAATTCACTTGTCTCCTCACTACTTCAAACTGTATTTCAGgcaatttaaacaataaaaagcaagcaagcaaacaaaaaaccctgtagCCAGAGGACTATAAACGGTCCTGATGAAGGAAGGTTAACACAAGAATAAACCGTAATTTGGGGATTGTCTGTGGGCTTCATTTATCTAGAGTCCTCCTGCCCCTCGTGCCAGGGTTCCCTGAAAGCTCACTGCCCTGGTCCCAGCACGTGTGTTCAGCTCCAGCACTTTCCCACGTTAGAGCTCCTTTCTCCTGAGACTTCCCCAGTGTGCCCTCAAGTCCAACTCTAGAATCTGTTAATGGTGTGTTGAGACTGGCCTCTGAATAAATACACCAATGAGTGAGCTCACCTAGGAGGTCAATATCCAAAGCCTCCCTCGTAAGTTGGAgatgaggacctgaatagacatttctacaaagaggATACACCAGTGGCCAaacagtacatgaaaagatgctcaatatcattagtcactagggaaatgtatACAAAAAAGACAGAGTGGGATACCATTTCACTAGGTtggttataaaaatggaaaataacaagtgtttgcgaggatatgaagaaattggatccctcatacattgctgataagAATGTCAAATGGTtcagcctctttggaaaacagtttggtagttcctcaaatttaaacaaagaattaccgtatgacccagcaattccagtcctaggtatataaccaaaataacttaaaaactGTATTCAAACAAATCTTTGTACCCAACTATTCAAAGAAGCACTATTCATAAAAGCCGAAAAATGCAAACCCAAAATTCCCATCACTGAATGAacggacaaacaaaatgtggtatattcttacaatggaatagtattcagtcataaaaaggaatgaagtacaggTAACTGAGAGACCAGGGATGAACCTCAGAGACATtatgataaatgataaatgaCAGGAGTCAgaaacaaaaggtcacatattgtatgacacCATTTACATGAATTGTCCAGgataagcaaattcatagagatagaaatcaGATTGATGGTTGCCCGGGACTAGGGAGAGGTATGAATGAGAAGTAACTATTTGAAGGGCAAGAGGTTTTGTA from Phocoena phocoena chromosome X, mPhoPho1.1, whole genome shotgun sequence encodes the following:
- the LOC136142004 gene encoding melanoma-associated antigen B4-like, with the translated sequence MPRGQKSKRRAREKRHQAQGETQSLKRAQATEAAEAEAVAAEEIQESPSSPASVSQDTSQSSPAAGTRQEPQVAPATTSRDEGVSCPGSEEGAQSQDEKSAGTSQAAPSTRSSCRDPLTRKVRIFVQFLLEKYKTKKPILQAALLKTLNRKYRKHFPEILGRACKIMEVVFGLELKEVDRSNHSYALISKMALPSDGSPSDEFGLPKSGLLMVLLGMIFTKGNRATEEEFWEFLNALGFYAGRRHLIFGEPTRFISKDFVMQKYLTYCQVPNSNPPRYEFLWGPRAHAETSKMKVLEFVAKIIGTVPSALPNLYEEALKDEEERAKVRVAARAAAAAARGPYIAKIHSCPKCRGVGRGHFAYFVLANSSQAPK